From Bradyrhizobium sp. sBnM-33:
CGGAAATTGGTATCGAAAGCGAAACGCGCCCCATTGTCGCGCGCGCGGTTGAGAGCCGCAAACAGCCGCGTCCGCCCCTCCGCACCATATAGCGACAGCGTGATCGCCGAGAGATAGATCACGTCATAGCCAGCGAGCGCATCAAGGATCTCCGGCGTCTGCGGCAAATCCATCAGGCTGCGGGCGGCGGCGCTGTCGCGCCAATGAAAGAACCGGCGTTCGCCTTTGTCGTCGGTCTCGATCATGTAGAGACCCGGCAGTTTGCCGGGCAGCCGCGCCACGCGCGCCGTCCCGACTCCCTCCGCGGCCCAGCCGGCGATCATCTCGTCGCTCAGCGTATCGTCGCCAAGCGCGGTGATGTAGTCGGCGTCGACGCCCAGGCGCGCGAGATAGACGGCGGTATTGAGCGTATCGCCGCCATAGCCGCGCGAATACAGGCCGGCCTCAGTTCCTTGCTGAGTCCCTTGGGCCTGCTTCAGCTCGATCATGCATTCGCCGATGCAGGCTACCTTGCTCATGACCGCATCCGCGTGAACTGGCGTGAAATCAACTCAGGCCGCGAACTTGCCGCCGAGCTCATCCTCGATATGGATCTGGATGATGTCGTCGAACGTCTTTTCCGCGGTGGTGAAGCCGAGCTTCAGCGCGCGGTCGGTGGAAAAGTCCCGCGGCCAACCAGAGACGATACTGATGATGGTCGGATCGGGCACCCGCTTGATGCGCGCGGTGACGTTCTTGCCGGCGACGCGGTCGAGCGCTGCGATCTGCTCGCCGACGGTGACCGACATTCCGGGCATGCTCAGGTTACGCCGCGGCCCCATCGCGTCGAGGTCCATGGTGCCGGCGTGGACCAGAAAGCCCACCGCCGATCTCGGCGAGGCGTGCCAGTGGCGCACGTCTTCGGAGACCGGCAACACGGCCTCCTCGCCGGCGAGCGGCTCGCGAATGATGTTGGAGAAGAAGCCGGAGGCCGCCTTGTTCGGCTTGCCCGGGCGCACGCAGATCGTCGGCAGGCGGATCGAGATGCCGTCGAGCAGGCCCTTGCGCGTATAATCGTTGATCAAGAGCTCGCAGATCGACTTCTGCGTGCCATAGCTCGTCAGCGGGGTATGAAAGAATTCGTCGCCGATCTTTTCGGGGAACGGCGCGCCGAACACTGCGATCGAGGATGTGAAGACCAGCCGCGGCTTGTAGCCCCCGCCGGCGTGGCGGATCGCGTCGATCAGATAGCGCGTGCCGTCAAGATTGATCCGGTAGCCTTTGTCGAATTCGGCCTCGGCCTCGCCGGAAACGATCGCGGCGAGATGAAAGATCACGTCCGGTCGGTGCGCGATCAACGGTTCCGCCGCGCCGGGATCGGCAAAGTCGGAGGCCACGACGCTGATCGGGATCGACGCGTTGGGCTTGGTGGGCGCCACCACGTCCTGCAGCGTCATTCGGGTGATGTCGTGCTTGCCGAGGCGACCGTCGCGCAACAACCGTTCGGTCAGCTTGCGGCCCACCATGCCGGCGGCGCCGAGAATCAGAATGTGCAAGACCCGTCTCCTTTTTGAACCCTGTTATCCGACCCGGGCCTTAAAGCGCTCACTCTTTCACGGCTCCCGTCATGGCCGACACATAATGCTCGACGAAGAAGGCGTAAAGGATGACCAGCGGCAGCGAGCCCGCCAGCGCGCCCGCCATCAGCGAGCCCCAGCGATAAATATCGCCGTCGACGAATTCGTTGACGATTGCGACCGGCACCGTCTTGTTGGAGGTCGATTGCAGGAACGTCAGCGCATAGATGAACTCGTTCCAGCACAGCGTGAAGCAGAAGATGAACGCCGAGATCAGTCCGGGAATTGCCAGCGGCAGCACGATCTTGATCAGGATCTGCCAACGGCTGGCACCATCGATCAGCGCGCATTCCTCCAGCTCGAACGGGATGGTCTTGAAGTAGCCCATCAGCAGCCAGGTCGAGAACGGGATCAGGATGGTCGGATAGGTCAGGATCAACGCCATCGGCGAGTCGAACAGGCCGTACTGGAACACGACGGTCGCCAGCGGAATGAACAGGATCGACGGCGGCACCAGGTAGGCCAGGAAGATCAGGCCGCCGACCATATTGGCGCCTTTGTAGCGTAACCGGACGATCGCATAGGCCGCGAGCACGCTGGCTATGATCGACAGGATGGTGGCGCAGACCGCGACATACATCGTGTTCCAGAGCCACATCGGATAGTGGCTTTCGAACAGGAGCTTGTAGAAGTGCTTGAAGGTCGGATTCCAGGTCCAGAACGGGTTGTACTTGTCGAGATCGAGCAACTGCTCGTCCGGTTTGATCGCCGTCAGCCCCATCCAGTAGAACGGGAACAGCAGCACGATGACGATGATCGACAACGGCAGATAGAGCGTCACCAGCCGGCGCGGCACCGACTGCAGATAGCTCATGCCTTCGCTGTGATCGTCCTTCGCGATCGTTGGCGCCGAGCCATGCAGTACGGCCTTGAGATCGATCCGTGAGGTGGGGAGATCAGTCATTGTTTTCCCCTTGCTGCCACTTGCGGCGCTGCAGGCCGAACCAGGACACCATGATGGCGGCGAGCAGGAACGGGATCATCGCGCTCGAGATCGCCGCTCCCTCGCCCAACTGACCCGCAATGATCGCGCGCTGGTACGACAGGGTCGCCATCAAATGCGTGGCGTTGACCGGCCCGCCCCGCGTCATTGCCCAGATCAACTGGAAGTCTGTGAAGGTGAACAGCACCGAGAACGTCATCACGACGGCGATGATCGGCGTCAACAGCGGATAGGTGATGAATCGGAACATCTGCCAGCGCGACGCGCCATCGAGCGTCGCGGCCTCATAGAGCGACGGCTGCACGGTCTGCAGGCCGGCGAGCAGCGTGATCGCGACGAACGGCACGCCGCGCCAGATATTGGCGAAGATTACGCAAATGCGGGCCCAGGTCGTGTCGCCGAGGAAATTGATGTTCTGGGTGATCAGGCCCATCTGCTTCAACGACCACGAGATGATCGAGAATTGAGAATCGAAGATCCACCAGAATGCCAGCGCCGATAGTACCGTCGGCACGATGAAGGGGATCAGCACCAACGCGCGCAGCATCGCCTTGAACGGCATGTTCTCGTTCAACAGCAGGGCCAGATAGAGCCCTATTCCGAATTTGATGGCGCTCGCGATAAACGTGTAGAGAAGCGTGTTGAATACCGAAAGCCAGAAGATCGCGTCATCCCACAGCCATTCGTAGTTCTCGGTCCCGACATACTGCCCTACCCGGCCGATACGTGTATCCGTGAATGAGAGCCAGATACCAAGGCCGAGCGGATAGGCCAGAAAGAAGATCAGGAAGGCCAGCGCGGGCACCATGAACCAGAAGCCCAGCCAGTTACGGTTGTGCTTGAGCTGGTCCCACGCACTGGCCTCGCGGATCTCCGTCTTGGCGCGTCTTGGCGCGATTGCGATGTCAGCCATGCCTGATGTCCCGATTACTGCTTCTTGCTGCGCGTGACTTGCCGGAAAGCCGTCCCCCGCGTTTCCGAGTCACGCCTGTATTGACGGAGCGGACGGCGGCATCCGCCGCCCGCTCCGGTTTCGTCAGCGATAGATGCGCTTCAATTGCCGCTCGGCTTCCGCAATCGCGGTCTTGGCATCCTTGGCGCCGGTCGCGTAATTGGCGAACATGTCGACCACCAGGAAGTCGGCGATCGCAGTCGCCGCCTTCTCGCCGGGCGTGCCAATACCGGACGCAGGCAATGCGCGCTTGCTGGCCTGGCTGAACACCTGGTTCTTCGGGTCGGCCGTCCAGACCGGCGAGTTATCATAGGCATTGAGCGTGTGGGTGAGATAGCCCCGCGCACCCGACAGCCACTTGTCGTAGTTTTCCTTCTCCAGCATGAAGGCGATGAAAGCCTTCGCAGCGTTCGGGTATTTGGTGAACTTGAACGCCAGGATCGGAACGCAGAGCTGCAGTTCGGTCGGCTTGCCGACCGGCCCGACCGGCCAGAGCGCGTGATAGGTATCTTCCGCGAGCTCTTTCTTGGTCGGGTCGTCCTTTGCCGCGACATAGATCGAGATGCCGTTGGCGGTGCAATGCAGTTCGCCGGCGAGGAACGCCTTGTTGTTCGAGGAGTCGTTCCAGGATGCCACGCCGGGAATGAAGGTCTCCGACAGCGCCTTGCAGTATTCGAGCGCCTTCACCGTCTCTGGCGAATTGATGATGACCTTGTTGTCCTTGTCCACGGTGTAGGCGCCGTGACCCCAGAGAATCCAGTGCAGCCAGGCGTTGGCGTCGCCCGAGGCGTGGCCGAGCGGGAAGCCGGCCGGGGTGTTGTTGGCCTTGAGCTTCTTGCACATCTCGAGGAAGCCCGGAAAATCCTTCGGGAATTCCTTGTAGCCGGCCTTGTCCAGCGACGACTTGCGGTACGTCATGTAGCCGCCGACGGTCGCAACCGGGATGCCGAGCCAGTTGTTGCCCTGCTTGCAGGTCACCGCCGCGGCCTCGGTCCAGCCGCCATATTTCTTGCCGAGATAGTCGGCGACGTCGTTCATCTGCAACACCTGCGCCGGGAACAGTTGCGGCAGCGTATGTAGGCCCCAGGCGAGGTCGAGACCCGAGCCGGTGTTGGCGGCAACGGACGCCTTCGGCTGCACGTCCTCGAACGACTCCGAGAACACGTTCATTTCGGTGCCGGTCGCGGCCTTGAACGCGGCGACCATCGCGTTGAACGCATCGTCTTCCGCGGGCACGAAGCGCTTCCAGCGCATCACGGTGAGCTTGGCGCCCTGCTCCGCCTTCCACGGCGCAGCTTGCGCCCAAGCCTTGGCGAAATCGAGCAGTGCGGGTCCGGTCAGCGCGCCGGCTGCCGCCAGCGCGGTGCCACCCTGAAGCAGAGAGCGCCGGGTAAAGTCATGCATAGTCCATCCTCCCTTTAAATATTTTTGGTTATTGCTCAGCCCATTTAGTTATCGCTCAGCCATTCAGTCGCTTGCCCGTCGTCTCGTCGAACAGATGCACGAGCGACGGATCCGGCTTGAGCCGGACCTTGTCGCCCGGACTGAATTGATGCCGCTCGCGGAACACGGCAACCACCTGCTCTCCGCCGAGCTTGGCGAAGACCTGGGTTTCCGAACCGGTCGGCTCGACCACGACGATCTCGGCTTCGGCGCCGTCATCGGCAATGGTGAAATGCTCGGGGCGCACGCCGTAAACCGCCGGCTGGCCTTCCGAATTGGCGGGCGCCGTCTTCAGCGGCAGCTTGACGCCGTTCGGGCCTTCGAAACCGGCGCTGCCGTTCGATTTAACCTTGCCTTTAAGGAAATTCATCGCCGGCGAACCGATGAAGCCTGCGACGAACTGGTTGGCCGGGGTATCGTAGAGCTCGAGCGGCGTGCCCATCTGCTCGACGATGCCGTCATGCATGACGACAATTTTGTCGGCCATGGTCATGGCCTCGATCTGGTCGTGGGTAACGTAGACCGTCGTGGTCTTGAGCCGCTGGTGCAGTTCCTTGATCTCGGTGCGCATCGCAACGCGCAGCTTGGCGTCGAGGTTGGACAAGGGCTCGTCGAACAGGAACACTTGCGGGTCGCGCACGATGGCGCGGCCCATGGCGACGCGCTGGCGCTGGCCGCCCGACAGTTGCCGGGGATAGCGATCGAGCAGCGGGGTCAGCGCCAGGATTTCCGCGGCGCGCTTCACCCCGCTCGAAATTTCCTCGGGCTTGGCGCCGCGCAGCTTGAGCGAAAAGCCCATATTGTCGGCGACCGTCATATGCGGATAGAGCGCATAGTTCTGGAACACCATGGCAATGTCGCGCTCTTTGGGCTGGACATTGTTGACCACGCGATCGCCGATCGAAATCGTACCGGAGGTGATGTTTTCGAGGCCTGCGAGCATCCGCAGCAACGTCGACTTGCCGCAGCCGGAGGGGCCGACGAGCACGACGAACTCACCATCCTCGATCGGAATCGACACGCCGTGCAAAACTTCAAAGTTTCCGAACGACTTGCGCACGTCGCGAATCTGTACCGACGACATCGAACTCTCTCCCCTCAATTTCTGCTTTGTGGCGCCACAGACGGGCAACGACGCCATGCTGTCTTTTCGACTCTAATGCCGGAAGTCGAATTCAACGGTCATTATCATCCGCAGTTTGGCGGCTTTTAGCAATCCGATGGTAGCGCTGTCAATAATTGTTCAAACGTCTAATTTGTTGTGATATGAGCGCAAGATGGGACGAAAACAGACAAAGTCTGGCAAAATCCGCCTCACCGAGGTCGCCAAGCTCGCTGGCGTCAGTCCAATTACGGCATCACGTTTTTTCAGGAACCCCGAAGCGCTGTCGCTTAGCAAGCGGGAACGCGTCGATAGCGCTGTCAAGGAACTGGGTTATGTACCCAATCTCGCCGCGCGCGCCCTCGCCTCGCACCGCACCGAAGTCATCGGCGTCGTCATTCCTTCTCTCACCAACAACGTGTTCGCCGACGTGTTGCGCGGCATCTACGATTCTTCCGAAGGTAGCCGCTACACCATTCAACTTGCCAATACGCGCTACAGCATCCTGCAGGAGGAAAAGCTTCTGCGCCTGTTTCGAGCGCAGAAGCCTGCGGGATTGATCGTCACCGGCATCAACCAGACCGCGGAATCCCGCGCCATCCTGGAATCCATGAATTGCCCGGTCACACAGATCATGGAGATCGGCGACAGTCCTGTCGACATGATGGTCGGCTTTTCGCACTATGATGCAGCTTCTGCGGCGATTTCGCACATCCTCGATCAGGGACGCCGCCGCATCGGATTTCTCGGTGCGCGAATGGACCCCCGCGTGCAACGGCGGTTCGAAGGATATCGTGATGCCATGAAAGCGGCCTCGCTGTTTGACCCGAACCTCATCGTCACCACTTCCGTACCCACGACCGTCACGCTTGGCGGAACGCTTTTCGCCGACCTCCTTGCCCAGACACCCGATATCGACGCGGTCTTCTGCGTCAATGACGACCTCGCGCTCGGCGTCCTCTTCGAATGCCAGCGCCGGCAGATATCGATTCCCCGTGACTTGGCCATTGTCGGCTTCAACGACCTGGAATTCACCGCCGCCGCAGTTCCCTCGCTCAGCAGCGTGCGGACCAATCGCTATGAAATGGGCCGGCACGCCGTCACGATGGTGATCGACGCGATCGAGGGGCGTCGCCCGCAGAAGCCGGTTCTCGACCTCGGTTTTCAGTTGATGGTCCGTGAGAGCTCCACGCCGCAAAGCGTTTGATCTCGACGCAGCATCGATGTGCGCCTGAGAAAATGGTAGCGCTATCTTTTCGGCCGAACTAAGATCGTTATGCTCAAATGGAGACGGGCAAGCGCGTTGCACCGGATGAAATTTTCGGCATCGTGCATCTTTGCCTTGATTAGGCCGGTCACGAGTTTGCAGTGCGGGAGGAACCAATGAAAAAGAACGACAGCAAGACTGTGACCAATGGCAAGGGCCGAAGGCTACGTTCCCTCGAGTGGTTCGATAATCCGCATAATCCGGGAATGACGGCGCTCTATCTCGAGCGGTACCTCAACTACGGCTTGACCCGGGAGGAATTGCAGTCCGGCAAGCCGATCATCGGCATCGCCCAGACCGGCAATGACCTCTCCCCATGCAATCGCCACCACCTCGAACTGGCGCATCGCGTACGCGAGGGCATTCGGGCCGCCGGCGGCATCGCTATGGAATTCCCGACGCATCCGATCCAGGAAACCGGCAAGCGGCCAACGGCTGCGCTCGACCGCAACCTCGCCTATCTCGGCCTCGTCGAAATCCTGTTCGGCTATCCGCTCGACGGCGTGGTGTTGACCACCGGCTGCGACAAGACCACGCCAGCCTGCCTGATGGCGGCGGCGACCGTCAATCTGCCCGCGATCGTGCTCTCGGGCGGCCCGATGCTGAACGGCTGGCACAACGGCGAGCGCACCGGTTCGGGCACCATCGTCTGGAAAGCTCGCGAGATGCTTGCCGCCGGCGAGATCGACTACAACGGGTTCATCGAGCTCGTGGCTTCCTCAACCGCCTCGGTCGGCCATTGCAACACCATGGGTACCGCCTCGACCATGAACTCGCTCGCGGAAGCGCTTGGCATGTCGCTGCCGGGCTGCGCGGCGATCCCGGCGCCCCATCGCGAACGCGGCCAGATCGCCTATGAGACGGGAAAGCGGATCGTCGAGATGGTCTGGGAGGATCTCAAACCCTCCGACATCCTGACCCGCAAGGCGTTCGAGAACTGCATCGTCGTGAATTCGGCGATCGGCGGCTCGACCAACGCGCCGATCCATATCAACGCGCTGGCGCGGCATATCGGCGTCGAGCTCTCGATCGACGACTGGCAGAAACACGGCCACGATATCCCGCTCTTGGTGAACATGCAGCCGGCCGGCTTCTATCTCGGCGAGGAATACCATCGCGCCGGCGGCGTGCCGGCGGTGGTGCGCGAATTGATGGCGCACAAGCGCATCTATGAAGACGCCGTCACCGTCAACGGCCGCACCATCGGCGAGAACTGCCGCGAGGCGCCAAAGCCCGATGGCGACGTGATCTGGAGCTACGACAAGCCGCTGGTAAAGGACGCCGGCTTCCTGGTGCTGCGCGGCAACCTGTTCGATTCCGCGATCATGAAGACCAGCGTGATCTCGAAGGAGTTCCGCGAGCGCTATCTCAACAACCCCAAGGACCCGAACGCATTCGAGGGCCGGGCCATCGTGTTCGAGGGGCCTGAGGATTATCACGACCGGATCGATGACCCCTCGCTCAATATCGACGAGCACTGCGTCCTGTTCATTCGCGGCGCCGGGCCGATCGGCTATCCCGGCGGCGCCGAGGTCGTCAACATGCAGCCGCCGGCGGCGCTGATCAAACGCGGCATTCTTTCCCTGCCCTGCATAGGCGACGGCAGGCAGTCCGGCACCTCGGGTTCGCCCTCGATCCTCAACGCCTCGCCCGAGGCCGCCGCCGACGGCGGGCTGGCGATCTTGCGGACCGGCGACAAGGTTCGCATCGACCTCAACACCGGCGACGCCAATATCCTGATCTCGAGCGATGAATTGAAGAAGCGCCGCGCCGAGTTGAAGGACAAGGGCGGCTTCCCCTATCCGGCCCACCAGACGCCGTGGCAGGAGCTCTACCGCTCGACCGTCGGACAGCAGGCCACCGGCGCCTGCATGGAGCTCGCCACGCGTTATCAGAATATCGCCGGCACGGTTGGCGTGGCGCGGGATAATCATTAGCTGATCGCCGTCATTGCGAGGAGCGAAGCGGCGAAGCAATCCATCCTTCCCCTTTTCGCGGTGAAATGGATTGCTTCGCTTTGCTCGCAATGACGGCCAATAGACATCAAGCCAATCCCCGGAGAAGAAAACATGTCAGACCGCCTGAAGGGCAAGCGCGCATTCGTTACCGCCGCCGCCGTCGGAATCGGCCGCGCCTGCGCCGTGGCCTTTGCGCGTGAAGGGGCAACGGTGTTCGCCACCGACATCGACGAGGACAAACTCGCCGCGCTCAAGAGCGAAGGCATCGCCGAAGTGGCGAAACTCGATGTGCGAGACAGCGCGGCGGTCGCCGCCATGGCCAAGCGCGCCGGCAAGACCGACATCCTGCTCAACGCCGCTGGCTTCGTGCATCACGGCACTGTGTTGGATTGTTCCGACGAAGACTTCGATTTTTCGTTCGACCTCAACGTCAAGTCGATGCACCGCACGATCAGCGCCTTCCTGCCGGGCATGCTGGACAACGGCCGCGGCGCGATCGTCAACATCTCTTCCGCCGCCGGCGTGTTCAAGGCGGCACCGAACCGCTACGTCTATGGTGCGACCAAGGCTGCCGTTGCGGCGCTGACGCGCTCGGTCGCCACTGACTTCATCGCCAAAGGTATCCGGTGCAATTGCATCTGCCCTGGCACGATCGAGACGCCTTCGATGCTGGAGCGCGCGGCGGCGGCAGGCCCCAACGGGCGCGAGATGTTCATCGCCCGGCAGCCGATGGGGCGGCTCGGCACCGCCGAGGAGATCGCGTCCCTCGCCGTCTATCTCGCCAGCGACGAAAGCGCGTTCACCACCGGCGTCGCCCACGTCATCGACGGCGGCTGGACGCTGTAGTTCTAACCTCTCCCCGCGCTTGGCGGGGAGAGGTCGGAAGCGAAGCTTCCGGGTGAGGGGCAAGGCACGATATCTTCGCGCGAACATTGTGTACCGAATTTGCGGAAGCAGCCCCTCACCCCAACCCTCTCCCCGCGAAGGGCGGGGCGAGGGAGTGAACCGCCGATGCGGCGCCGAAGACCGAATTGAAAGGATGTGCTCATGAACAAGATCGATCTGGACGGCCGTTGTGCCGTTGTCACCGGCGGGGCGCAGGGTTTTGGGCGCGCGATCACCGAACGTTTCGTCGCATCGGGTGCGAAGGTCGCGATTTGGGATTTTGACCTGCCGCTCGCGGAAAGAACCGCGAAGGAAATCGGCCCGGCGGTGTCCGCCTTCAAGGTCGATGTCTCCGACCTCGCCGCTGTCGAAAAGACCCGCGACGAAACGCTGAAGGCGCTCGGCAGGATGGACATCCTCGTCAACAATGCCGGCATCGCCGGCGTCAACAAGACAGTCTGGGAGACCGACCTCGAGGAATGGCGCAAGGTGCTGCGCATCAATCTCGACGGCCCCTTCATCTGCTGCAAGGCGGTGGTGCCTGCGATGCTGCAGCAAAAATACGGCCGCATCGTCAACATCGCTTCGATCGCCGGCAAGGAAGGCAATCCCAACGCTGCGCATTATTCGGCCTCGAAGGCCGGCCTGATCGCGCTGACCAAGTCGCTCGGCAAGGAACTCGCGCAGCACGACATCCTCGTCAACGCAGTGACGCCGGCGGCGGCGAAAACCGCGATTTTTGACCAACTGACGCAGCAGCACATCGATTTCATGCTGTCGAAGATTCCGAAGGGGCGCTTTGTGCTTGTGGAAGAACTCGCGGCGATGGTGGCGTGGCTGGCGTCGGAAGATTGCGCGTTCTCGACCGGCGCAGTGTTCGATATCTCCGGCGGCCGCGCTACTTATTGAGATGGGCATGATCCGGGAAGGCGGATGTTTCTGCGGCGTGGTCCGGTTCAAGACCGAGGGCGAGCCGCTGAATGTCCGCATCTGCCATTGCCGCAACTGCCAGAAGGCGATGGGCTCGCCGTTCTTTGCTCGCGCGCTGTTCGACCAGCGGGCGCTGACGGTCGAGGGCGACACCGCGCGCTATCCCTCATCGGAGGCGCTCGACCGGGAGTTCTGCAAGATCTGCGGTACCAGGCTGTTTTCCCGCCGCACCAACGGCACCGCAGTTGGCGTCGCACTCGCCGCCTTCGACGACCGTAACGCCTTTGCACCGACCGAGCACATCTGGGTCTCGGAGAAGATCGCCTGGGTGTGCCTGGATGACGGCCTGCCGCAATATCAGGAATCGGTTCCGTAGCCCGGAATGCAGCGCCAGCGTAATCCGGGGCCGTCTCATAGGGGATCTCACTTATCCCGGATTGCGCTTCGCTCCATCCGGGCTACGATGCCCGGCAACCGGGGCAGACCGCTTGAACATCTCACTGTACGGCATTTCGGTCTGGATTCTCCCGATCCTGATCGCCATCACCTTCCATGAGGCCGCCCACGCCTTCGTGGCCTACCGGCTCGGGGACAATACCGCTTGGCAGCTCGGCCGGGTCAGCTTCAATCCCTTCAAGCATATCGATCCGTTTGGGACAGTGATTCTTCCGGGGCTGCTGCTGCTGTCGCATTCACCGTTCCTGTTCGGCTACGCCAAGCCGGTTCCAGTGAACTTCCAGAACCTGAAGCACCCCCGGCTCGACATGGTCTGGGTGGCGCTGGCCGGCCCCGCCACGAACATCGCGTTGGCGCTTGTCACGGCTTTGGCCTTCCACGCCTTGCCATTGGTGCCGGCGGAAGCTACCAAATGGACGGCGGACAACCTCAAAAACGCCTTTCTGATCAATATCGTGCTGGCGATTTTCAACATGATGCCGATCCCGCCGCTGGACGGTGGCCGGGTCGCCGTCGGACTTCTGCCCCGGGTGCTAGCTTACCCGCTATCGCGGCTGGAACCGTATGGGTTGCTGATTTTGATCGGCCTTCTGATCCTGCTTCCCATCATCGGCGCGCAGCTTGGCCTAAATCTTGATGTTATTTCGGCGATACTGCGGACACTGACCGGTTATGTCATCAGCGCGCTTCTCTTCGTCACCGGCAACGCCTAAGTTTAGAAACAACACATAGGGAAGAACCGACCCGGGCCATGGCGACAAAAGCTGCCGATATGTTGATCGCACGACGCGCCGACACTCGCGCGAGGGCAGATTTCGCAACCTGGAAAATGATCGCCAAGCTCAACGGCTTTTCCGCCCTGCCGCCCGAGGCGCAGAGCTTCCTTGAAGGCTACCGGCAGTTGCTTGCCAGAATGACGGAAGACGATGCTTCCGAAGCAACCATCCAGCTCATGTACAAGAAATACTATGTGGAGATGGGCGGCTCAGGTACGCCGCCGCAGCTCCCGTCCCGCACGAGTGATCCGACCACCGACAGCGGCAACGTCACTGCGTTCCGCCGTCCGCCCGCCCGGCCGAAACAACAGGCTGTCTCGGGACCGGCGACAAAACCGCGGCTGCCGGTAGCGCTGATTTTTATCTGTCTTGCGATCGTCTACGTCAGCATTCGCTTGTTCTGGCGCTGAGGCGGGTACATTACTGCCCGGAAGGTCTGCAATACAACCGCATCACGGCCATGCCGCGTAGGACGGACCGCTGCGTGCGTGCTCCAATCGTATCTGCCGGCGATAGTTGCCCGGTGACGCGCTGCGATACTTGCGGAAGAAGCGATTGAAATAGGCCGGATCGCGAAAACCCAGGCCGTATCCGATCTGCTCGACGGGAAGATCGAGCTGCTGCAGACGCGTACAGGCTTCGCGCACCAGGCGCTCGTGGATGATCGCGCGCGGGCCGCAGTTTTTCTCCCGTTGGCAATGGGCGTGCAGCTTGTCGGACGTGACGCCGAGCGCGTCCGCATAGCGCGCTACCGGCCAGCCGTCACGGTAATGCAGTTCGACCATTTGCAGGAAATTGCCGACCAGCGCCGGACCACCGCCACGCGCTGCAACCTCGTGACGCTCATCATGCGAGGAGCTGAGCCGGCAGAGTTGCAGACACAGCAACAGCAGATGTGAGGCGATCAGAGTCGCGCCGCCAAAGCCGGGCGCGCGCAACTCCGCCACGATCGCGCAGCAGGATTCGGCGATCGTGTCGAGATGTGGAGAAAGCGTCTCGCCGGCAACCAGCGCAGCGCGCTCCGTGGTTCTGCGCAGATGCAGCGCCTCGGCACTGCCCGCGATGATCTTGATCAGGAAGGCATCGTCCACCGACAATAGGAATCCATGCGCGCCGGGACCAACGTGCAGCGCTGCATCGGTGCTGCCCGGCAACCAGAGCAGCGCCGGCGCTTCGAGCGCGACACCGGTTCCGTGCCATGAAGCCCGGCCGCGATCCGATTGCAGCAACAATAGATGCGCCCGGCGCTCCGC
This genomic window contains:
- a CDS encoding site-2 protease family protein; amino-acid sequence: MNISLYGISVWILPILIAITFHEAAHAFVAYRLGDNTAWQLGRVSFNPFKHIDPFGTVILPGLLLLSHSPFLFGYAKPVPVNFQNLKHPRLDMVWVALAGPATNIALALVTALAFHALPLVPAEATKWTADNLKNAFLINIVLAIFNMMPIPPLDGGRVAVGLLPRVLAYPLSRLEPYGLLILIGLLILLPIIGAQLGLNLDVISAILRTLTGYVISALLFVTGNA
- a CDS encoding GFA family protein, producing MIREGGCFCGVVRFKTEGEPLNVRICHCRNCQKAMGSPFFARALFDQRALTVEGDTARYPSSEALDREFCKICGTRLFSRRTNGTAVGVALAAFDDRNAFAPTEHIWVSEKIAWVCLDDGLPQYQESVP
- a CDS encoding helix-turn-helix domain-containing protein — encoded protein: MSASPGLNGLPVGVALAVRAEAFSAALAARSWVIRQKAERRAHLLLLQSDRGRASWHGTGVALEAPALLWLPGSTDAALHVGPGAHGFLLSVDDAFLIKIIAGSAEALHLRRTTERAALVAGETLSPHLDTIAESCCAIVAELRAPGFGGATLIASHLLLLCLQLCRLSSSHDERHEVAARGGGPALVGNFLQMVELHYRDGWPVARYADALGVTSDKLHAHCQREKNCGPRAIIHERLVREACTRLQQLDLPVEQIGYGLGFRDPAYFNRFFRKYRSASPGNYRRQIRLEHARSGPSYAAWP
- a CDS encoding SDR family oxidoreductase — its product is MSDRLKGKRAFVTAAAVGIGRACAVAFAREGATVFATDIDEDKLAALKSEGIAEVAKLDVRDSAAVAAMAKRAGKTDILLNAAGFVHHGTVLDCSDEDFDFSFDLNVKSMHRTISAFLPGMLDNGRGAIVNISSAAGVFKAAPNRYVYGATKAAVAALTRSVATDFIAKGIRCNCICPGTIETPSMLERAAAAGPNGREMFIARQPMGRLGTAEEIASLAVYLASDESAFTTGVAHVIDGGWTL
- a CDS encoding LacI family DNA-binding transcriptional regulator; translation: MGRKQTKSGKIRLTEVAKLAGVSPITASRFFRNPEALSLSKRERVDSAVKELGYVPNLAARALASHRTEVIGVVIPSLTNNVFADVLRGIYDSSEGSRYTIQLANTRYSILQEEKLLRLFRAQKPAGLIVTGINQTAESRAILESMNCPVTQIMEIGDSPVDMMVGFSHYDAASAAISHILDQGRRRIGFLGARMDPRVQRRFEGYRDAMKAASLFDPNLIVTTSVPTTVTLGGTLFADLLAQTPDIDAVFCVNDDLALGVLFECQRRQISIPRDLAIVGFNDLEFTAAAVPSLSSVRTNRYEMGRHAVTMVIDAIEGRRPQKPVLDLGFQLMVRESSTPQSV
- a CDS encoding SDR family NAD(P)-dependent oxidoreductase; protein product: MNKIDLDGRCAVVTGGAQGFGRAITERFVASGAKVAIWDFDLPLAERTAKEIGPAVSAFKVDVSDLAAVEKTRDETLKALGRMDILVNNAGIAGVNKTVWETDLEEWRKVLRINLDGPFICCKAVVPAMLQQKYGRIVNIASIAGKEGNPNAAHYSASKAGLIALTKSLGKELAQHDILVNAVTPAAAKTAIFDQLTQQHIDFMLSKIPKGRFVLVEELAAMVAWLASEDCAFSTGAVFDISGGRATY
- a CDS encoding IlvD/Edd family dehydratase; this encodes MKKNDSKTVTNGKGRRLRSLEWFDNPHNPGMTALYLERYLNYGLTREELQSGKPIIGIAQTGNDLSPCNRHHLELAHRVREGIRAAGGIAMEFPTHPIQETGKRPTAALDRNLAYLGLVEILFGYPLDGVVLTTGCDKTTPACLMAAATVNLPAIVLSGGPMLNGWHNGERTGSGTIVWKAREMLAAGEIDYNGFIELVASSTASVGHCNTMGTASTMNSLAEALGMSLPGCAAIPAPHRERGQIAYETGKRIVEMVWEDLKPSDILTRKAFENCIVVNSAIGGSTNAPIHINALARHIGVELSIDDWQKHGHDIPLLVNMQPAGFYLGEEYHRAGGVPAVVRELMAHKRIYEDAVTVNGRTIGENCREAPKPDGDVIWSYDKPLVKDAGFLVLRGNLFDSAIMKTSVISKEFRERYLNNPKDPNAFEGRAIVFEGPEDYHDRIDDPSLNIDEHCVLFIRGAGPIGYPGGAEVVNMQPPAALIKRGILSLPCIGDGRQSGTSGSPSILNASPEAAADGGLAILRTGDKVRIDLNTGDANILISSDELKKRRAELKDKGGFPYPAHQTPWQELYRSTVGQQATGACMELATRYQNIAGTVGVARDNH